AACCCGGGCAATTCGTTCATCCAACAAGCGTTCTTTGGCAGCCGCATTAGCAGCCAAGCGTTGGCTACGGGTATGAATATAAGTTTTCAGAGTCATTCATCGTCCTCGTTTCATAGGGTTGTGGGGCATTCCGCGAAGTCAATAATCAATTGGCTGAGGATCAATACTGTACGGTTTAGCAGCTATAGGTAGTTGATTAAGCGCGAGAAGATTCCATAGATGCAAGCGATACCGGCAAATCGTATCATCCTGAATCTACTTAATCATTGCAACATTGATCGAAGAAGCTTAACATAGTATAGCATACAAGGGGCTGAGGCTTGGCTATCTGAGGTACAATAGCTGATAGAAACACTCTCGCCACAGCTCAAAATTCGGTTGCAATCGTGGAGGCGTTATGTCCAAAGCCCATTTGTATGGTCGTGATCTTCAAGGCATCAGCCGCTTGGCGATCGAGGCGACAACCCAGGTGACCAACATTAGCGAAGGCTTGTTTGCCACGATTATGCGCCGCCCCAATCGCCGCATTGGTGGCATTCCAGGCTTGGTCTATCGCCAAATTCATGGCATTACCCGCTTAGTTGGCTGGAGCCTTGATCAGCTGTTTGGAGCACTCAGCACGGCCAACTCGCAGCAAGTCTCATCACGCCAACGCGACGATCTGATTGCCGCCTTGAATGGCGTTATGGGCGATTATTTGGTTGCTAGCAACAATCCCTTGCACACGAATATGAGTTTGCGGGTAGCCGGAGCCGAATTTGAGCCAGCTACCATTGCCGCACCCCAATCACGCCTATTGCTCTATATCCATGGGGTTTGTATGCACGAGCAACAACTCCAGCAGCAAGGCCATGATCATGGTTTAGCTGCCGCCGCAACCCTTGGCTATAGCCCAATTCATGTGCGCTATAACACGGGTTTACATATTGCCGAGAATGGCCAGCAACTCAGTCAATTGCTCGAACAACTGCTAGTTGATTGGCCTGTGCCCGTCGAAGAATTGGTGATTCTTGGCTATAGTATGGGTGGGCTTGTAGCGCGAAGTGCCTGTTATTATGCTGAGCAGTTGGGCCATAGCTGGAGCCAACGGTTAACTAAATTAGTTTTTTTGGCCACTCCACACCATGGCTCAGCCTTTGAACGCTACGGCGCGTGGTTACATTATGTGCTTGAGCGCAATCGCTACAGCGCCTTATTTGGCCAAATTGCCCGTTTGCGCAGCGCTGGTATCACCGATTTGCGTTATGGCACGATTTTACCGCACGATCAGCCAACGTTTGATCGATTTGAACAACCTGCTTATCGCCCTGACTTGCTGCCATTGCCCGCTCATGTTGCCTGCTATGCCTTGGCGGCGACCCGTTCGCCAGAACATCAAAGCCTCAGCAAGCTGCGGGGCGATGGTTTGGTGGCGGTTGCCAGCGCCTTAGGCCACGATCCCAAGCAGTCGAGTCATAATTTAGCTATTCCTGCAACCCAGCAAGCGATTGTTTATGCAACTCATCATTTTGGCATGCTCGCCAATCAAGCGGCCTATCAGCAGATTTTGGCATGGTTGCAATAGCTTGAATCTGGCATGAATGCTGCTAAGATTGCAACCGAGAACTGATAGACAAGAACCATTGCAGCACTACAATGAATCCATCAACGTTGATGAGGTGGCTATGCTTGAGCGATATCGTGGTTGTTTGTTGGGGTTGGCGGTTGGCGATGCAGTTGGCACAACGGTGGAATTTAGCCCGCCAGGCTCATTTAAGCCGTTGACTGACATGGTGGGTGGTGGGCCTTTCAACTTGCCATTAGGTGCGTGGACTGACGATACCTCGATGGCGTTGTGCCTTGCAGCCAGTTTGATCGAGCGCCAAGGCTTCGATGCGGCGGATCAAATGCAGCGCTATTGTCGCTGGCGCGATTATGGTTATATGAGCAGCACTGGCTCGTGTTTTGATTGTGGAATTACGGTTGGCAACGCGCTCAGCACCTTTCAACGCACGGGCAACCCCTACAGCGGCTCGACCGACCCTGCGACTGCTGGCAATGGCTCGTTGATGCGCTTGGCTCCAGTGGTTTTGGCCTACGCCAACCAGCCTGAGCAAGCCATGCAACTGGCAGTCGATAGTTCGCGCACAACCCATGGCGCAGCAGCGGCGGTTGATGCTTGTCGTTATTTCGCTGGCTTGTTGATTGGGGCATTGAATGGCGTGGATAAAGCGACATTGCTGGCCCCACGCTATAGCCCAATTGCCAATTATTGGCAGCAACAACCATTACAAACTGATATTGATGAGATTGCCGCTGGCTCATTTTGGCAACGCCAACCGCCCGAAATCCAAGGCACTGGTTATGTGGTGCGTTCGCTTGAAGCTGCGTTGTGGGCGTTTGCAAAGAGCAATTCATTTCGTGAAGGTTGTTTGATGGCGGCCAATCTGGGCCACGATGCCGACACTACCGCCGCAATTTATGGTCAAATCGCTGGAGCCTACTATGGTGAAGCTGAAATTCCTGCTGAATGGCGCGAGCCGATTGTTAGCCACGATTTGATTGTTGAATTTGCTGAGCGGCTGTATCGTTTGAATTATTAATATTCCCTCACCCCAACCCCTCTCCCACGGCGGCGGGAGAGGGGCTTTTGGTTTAATTGTTTCCCCCTCACTCGCTGGGCGGGAGAGGGGGTCAGGGGGTGAGGGCATGAATATCGACGGCGAATCCCACCCATGATTGTTAAAACCTACCCTTGAAAGGAGTGGGCTCGGGGGTGAGGGAGTTAGCTGGTATGCTTGGTATCAGTCAAACATAAGAGCGTCCAGCGGCGCTGACCATGATTAAAGGTAGCAAAGCTTCGATCCCATTGGCTCGAATTAAACCAGGGTGCCCATGGGCCTTCAATCCGGCAAACCGTGGTGGTGGCCATTTCGCCGCCCAGCATAGCCTCGACACAGACTTTGCTCATTGTGCGGGCATCACCATCGCTAAATGACGAGCTGGTGTAGGCTCCGCCGCTGACCAAGGCATGGGTTAACGCGCCTTCATATTCATAGCCGCTATAAAACGTCAGCGGCAGATCAAAGGGAATTTCGGTAGGTAACCCTAGCTCGGGCAATTCGCGATTAAGCGTGGGATGGCTGAGAAACCGATAGATTAGATGACTGGGATTAAGGTTCGTATTGGCAAACAAACTATCATACGCTGATGCATCATTTGGCCGAATACTGCGAAAAATCACGCCACCATTGAGATACATACCACGCAAGGCTTGCAAAACAAGCGTAATCCGTGGATCGGTTACCGGCTCAACCACAAGATCAATGGTATGCAACATAGTAAAACTCCCAAGATTGCCACAAACTGGCTGTAGCAAGTTTTCGCAATTAACGTGGTTGAAGCACGGCCCGAGCTGGAGCACCATCGCTACCCAGAATTTTCAAGGGCAAACAGAGCAGATTGTATGGGCCTGGGGCAACCTCAGTTAAATTGATACCCTCTAAGATTGCCACCCGACCGCCGAGCAAAATACAGTGGGTTGGGTTGCCTGGCTCAGCCTCAAATGGCTCAATTGAAAGATAATCGATCGCAATCAAGCGCAAATTGTGCTCAATCACCCAACGGGCTGCGCTACTGTCGAGTGCCCGAAAATCGCGATGGAAGCGTAGGGGTTCTTCTTGCCAAAAGGCCGAATTGCTGGTTTTGAGCAAGAGACGAGTACAATCGCTGGGCACATTGGCAGCGGCTAATTCTGCACCAGTAATTGGGCCAGTGCCAGTTAATTCCACCACATAACAATCACCAACAAATCGATCAAGCTCCAAGCTTTCAACCGCCAAATCGTTGTTGATAAAGTGCAGCGGTGCATCAACGTGCGTGCCAATGTGCACTCCAGTGTTGAGGCGGGTTACATTACAAATATCGCCTTTGTTCATATCGGCGGCGCGTTTTTGTTCAATCGGCGGATCGCCTTCCCAAACCGGCAGGGCTGGCGAAATCGGAACGCTAATATCGATCAAGTGGGCCATGGGTGGCTCCTTCAATGGCAAGGCATGCTACACATACCTCTAGAATAGCTGCTTCCATTGTCTCACAAAATAGCCATTTGAATGATTGTGACGACTCCCAGGATTTACGCCCTCCTTTTTTTAAATAACAGGCAGCCAGTAGGCTTAAACCCACTGGCTGCAAATCGGTCTATGGCTTAATCTTGCAAGGCTCGCACGCCCAAACCACCTTGACGCAAGGCCTGAATTGCATCGGCAACCGCAGCGGCACTAGCCACAGTGGTGATCGAAATCACGCCTTGGCGCAAAGCCGTTTGGCGAATTGCCTGTTCATCAAATAACGAGGCGCGGCCAAGCGGTGTATTGACAATAATATCAACTTGGCCGTTGATAATATAGTCAGCGGCGTTGGGTCGGCCTTCGTTAACTTTGTAGATCGTTTCGACGACCAAGCCATGCTCACGCAGATAGTGGGCTGTGCCAGCAGTCGCAATCACTTTGAAGCCTAGTTCGCTATATTGCTTGGCAACTGGCACGAGGGCTGGTTTATCGTGGTCGTTGACGCTCACAAAGATTGCGCCGCTGGTTGGCAAACTGCGGCCACAGCCTGCTTGGGCTTTGGCAAAGGCGGCTCCAAAGCTATCGCCACTGCCCATGGCCTCGCCAGTTGAGCGCATTTCTGGGCCTAAGGCGATCGTCGCACCCGGGAAGCGCCGCCATGGCAACACAACTTCTTTGACATGGAAGCCGCGTAACGCTGGCGCACTGCTAATGCCTTGTTGCTTGAGGCTCACACCCGCCATTACTTTGGCAGCGAGGGCGGCCCATGCGACACCACTGGCTTTGGCAACATAGGGAATCGAACGTGAAGCCCGTGGATTGACTTCGAGCACATAGATTTCATCATCCTTGACCGCGAATTGAACGTTCATCAAGCCAACCACGCCCAAGGCTCGGGCTAATTTATCGGTGGCGATTTTGAGTTGCTCAATCACCTGCGGCTTGATGCCAACGGTTGGCATAACACAGGCCGAATCGCCGGAGTGGATGCCTGCGCGTTCGATTTGCTCCATCATGCCAGCAATCACCACGGTTTCGCCATCGGCAACTGCATCAACATCCAGCTCAGTCGCATCTTCAAGGAAACGGTCGAGCAGCACAGGGTGTTCAGGCGAAGCATCGGTGATATGGCGCAAATAATCGTCAAGCCCCGCTTGATCATGGATAATTGCCATACCTTG
This genomic interval from Herpetosiphon gulosus contains the following:
- a CDS encoding alpha/beta hydrolase; protein product: MSKAHLYGRDLQGISRLAIEATTQVTNISEGLFATIMRRPNRRIGGIPGLVYRQIHGITRLVGWSLDQLFGALSTANSQQVSSRQRDDLIAALNGVMGDYLVASNNPLHTNMSLRVAGAEFEPATIAAPQSRLLLYIHGVCMHEQQLQQQGHDHGLAAAATLGYSPIHVRYNTGLHIAENGQQLSQLLEQLLVDWPVPVEELVILGYSMGGLVARSACYYAEQLGHSWSQRLTKLVFLATPHHGSAFERYGAWLHYVLERNRYSALFGQIARLRSAGITDLRYGTILPHDQPTFDRFEQPAYRPDLLPLPAHVACYALAATRSPEHQSLSKLRGDGLVAVASALGHDPKQSSHNLAIPATQQAIVYATHHFGMLANQAAYQQILAWLQ
- a CDS encoding ADP-ribosylglycohydrolase family protein, whose protein sequence is MLERYRGCLLGLAVGDAVGTTVEFSPPGSFKPLTDMVGGGPFNLPLGAWTDDTSMALCLAASLIERQGFDAADQMQRYCRWRDYGYMSSTGSCFDCGITVGNALSTFQRTGNPYSGSTDPATAGNGSLMRLAPVVLAYANQPEQAMQLAVDSSRTTHGAAAAVDACRYFAGLLIGALNGVDKATLLAPRYSPIANYWQQQPLQTDIDEIAAGSFWQRQPPEIQGTGYVVRSLEAALWAFAKSNSFREGCLMAANLGHDADTTAAIYGQIAGAYYGEAEIPAEWREPIVSHDLIVEFAERLYRLNY
- a CDS encoding cyclase family protein; this encodes MAHLIDISVPISPALPVWEGDPPIEQKRAADMNKGDICNVTRLNTGVHIGTHVDAPLHFINNDLAVESLELDRFVGDCYVVELTGTGPITGAELAAANVPSDCTRLLLKTSNSAFWQEEPLRFHRDFRALDSSAARWVIEHNLRLIAIDYLSIEPFEAEPGNPTHCILLGGRVAILEGINLTEVAPGPYNLLCLPLKILGSDGAPARAVLQPR